One window from the genome of Bradyrhizobium sp. 4 encodes:
- a CDS encoding GcrA family cell cycle regulator: MTLTNRRSCASRTTTRLACSAARGIIFVMGWHANDIALLNRLWSAGQSAAQIARRLGCSRNAVCGMLTRLGLKRGHKPPTATPKIRPSPKLRPTSSAACARPVARKVSRNTAERQQPKEFSKQQLYSMLAEAVRNTD; encoded by the coding sequence ATGACGCTGACGAACCGCCGGTCGTGCGCGAGCCGGACGACGACTAGACTAGCGTGTTCGGCAGCCAGGGGTATAATATTTGTCATGGGCTGGCATGCGAATGACATAGCGCTCCTCAATAGGCTCTGGTCCGCAGGACAGAGCGCGGCGCAGATAGCGCGTCGTCTCGGGTGCAGTCGTAACGCGGTCTGCGGCATGCTGACCCGTCTGGGCCTGAAGCGCGGCCACAAGCCGCCCACAGCAACGCCCAAGATAAGGCCGTCCCCGAAGCTGAGGCCGACGTCGTCGGCAGCCTGCGCTCGTCCAGTCGCACGGAAGGTGTCGCGGAACACAGCGGAGAGGCAACAGCCCAAGGAATTCAGCAAGCAGCAGCTCTACTCCATGCTGGCTGAGGCCGTCAGAAACACTGACTAG
- a CDS encoding cupin domain-containing protein translates to MLSRLLASAFVLAGVNTAIADDMKMPINSGELKWEAAPPTLPKGADIAVLSGDPSKEGLFVLRLRMPSGYKIPAHNHPTDEGATVISGNFHIGMGDKLDEKKAIELTAGGYAEAPAKMNHYGWTSSPSVVQIHGQGPLGITYVNPADDPSKK, encoded by the coding sequence ATGCTCAGTCGCTTGCTCGCTTCGGCTTTCGTCCTGGCAGGTGTGAACACAGCCATTGCCGATGATATGAAAATGCCGATTAACTCTGGTGAGCTTAAATGGGAGGCAGCACCACCCACCTTGCCGAAGGGGGCCGACATCGCGGTACTCTCGGGCGACCCGTCCAAAGAAGGGCTGTTCGTTCTCCGCCTAAGAATGCCAAGCGGTTATAAAATTCCCGCCCATAATCATCCAACAGATGAAGGCGCTACCGTCATATCGGGCAACTTTCACATCGGAATGGGCGACAAACTCGATGAGAAGAAAGCGATCGAGCTAACAGCGGGCGGATACGCCGAAGCGCCTGCCAAAATGAACCACTATGGTTGGACAAGTAGTCCTTCCGTTGTTCAAATTCATGGCCAAGGGCCACTCGGGATAACTTACGTCAATCCCGCAGACGATCCGAGTAAGAAGTAG
- a CDS encoding type II toxin-antitoxin system HipA family toxin, translated as MDVRLHDNPIATLTLIQGDRSLLAFNQSYIDDAARPTLSLSFKDTFGNLLTSFKPYQQVVPPFFSNLLPEGPLRRYLAERAGVKEKREFFLLWMLGRDLPGALSVHPAEGEALPSQVEEDLTPDERQNLLRFSLAGVQLKFSALKNDPAELTIPVQGVGGSWIVKLPSHQYPGVPENEFSMITLAKEMGMEVPELQLIDVESIKGLPEGIGELKGRALAVKRFDRSADGPVHMEDFAQVFGVFPDEKYEKANYRSIARVLGIETGEAGVAEFVRRLVFSTLIGNADMHLKNWSLIYPDRRTPVLSPAYDLLSTIPYIADDKMALNYSRTKKMTEFSKDELTHLAAKAKISEKLAVDTAAEIVQRFKKIWSERKGDLPLEKKVVEIVDAHAASIPIYSEF; from the coding sequence CTGGACGTACGCCTGCACGACAACCCGATCGCGACCCTCACGCTCATACAGGGCGACCGGTCGCTGCTCGCCTTCAACCAGAGCTACATCGACGACGCCGCACGCCCAACATTGAGCCTGTCCTTCAAGGACACGTTCGGAAATCTGCTCACCTCATTCAAACCGTATCAGCAGGTCGTTCCGCCCTTCTTCTCCAATCTTCTGCCGGAGGGACCGCTGCGTCGCTACCTCGCGGAACGCGCGGGCGTGAAGGAAAAGCGCGAATTCTTTCTTCTCTGGATGCTGGGCCGGGACCTCCCGGGCGCCCTGTCAGTCCATCCGGCGGAAGGAGAAGCGTTGCCTTCCCAAGTCGAGGAGGATCTCACACCGGACGAGCGGCAGAACTTGCTGCGCTTCTCGCTCGCGGGCGTGCAGCTGAAGTTCTCCGCGCTCAAGAACGATCCTGCCGAGCTGACCATTCCCGTCCAGGGCGTCGGCGGTTCGTGGATAGTCAAGCTTCCGTCCCATCAGTACCCGGGCGTGCCGGAAAACGAATTCTCCATGATCACCCTGGCGAAGGAGATGGGCATGGAAGTGCCCGAGCTCCAACTGATCGACGTCGAGTCGATCAAGGGGCTTCCGGAAGGAATCGGCGAGCTGAAGGGACGTGCGCTCGCCGTCAAGCGGTTCGACCGCTCCGCCGACGGACCGGTCCACATGGAGGACTTCGCGCAGGTATTCGGCGTGTTTCCGGACGAGAAGTACGAGAAGGCCAACTACCGGAGCATCGCGCGCGTTCTCGGCATCGAGACCGGCGAAGCCGGCGTCGCCGAGTTTGTCCGACGCCTCGTGTTCAGCACCCTGATCGGCAACGCCGACATGCATCTGAAGAATTGGTCGTTGATCTACCCCGACCGCCGCACGCCCGTCCTGTCCCCCGCCTACGATTTGCTATCTACGATACCGTACATCGCGGACGACAAGATGGCGCTGAACTACTCGCGCACGAAGAAGATGACCGAATTCTCCAAGGACGAGCTCACGCATCTGGCGGCGAAGGCGAAGATCTCGGAAAAGCTGGCCGTCGACACGGCCGCGGAAATCGTCCAGCGCTTCAAGAAGATATGGTCGGAACGCAAGGGCGATCTCCCGCTGGAAAAGAAAGTCGTCGAAATCGTCGACGCACATGCCGCTTCGATCCCGATCTACAGCGAATTCTGA
- a CDS encoding IS66 family transposase, whose protein sequence is MSLKPDDLPSDLASAQAALLIEREALRAERDARLRVEVERDAAAAKVSRIQAEAINWQAEAANARAKLSDNEALIAHLELRIEKLKRELYGPRSERTARLIEQLELELEELVTTASEDELAAQAAAAKAQSVRAFTRKRPVRKPWPDDIERERVVIEAPTTCACCGGSRLAKIGEDVTKTLEEIPRRFKLIETVREKFTCRDCEKISQPPAPFHATPRGFIGPQLLATILFDKFGMHIPLNRQSARFKAEGIDLPLSTLADQVGHGTFAVMALFHLIERHVLAAERLHGDDTTIRILAKGKCTTGRIWTYVRDDRPFAGPAPPAAVYYASSDRRGEHPQKHLAAFAGILQADCYNGFEPLFDPQKKAMPITPAFCLAHARRGFFELADIEKNAREGKKGKPVSPIALEAVRRLDALFEIERAINGCGADERRAVRQEKSKPLLEDMHAWLLRERETLSRSSEVLKPMNYMLRRWDDFARFLDDGRICLTNNCAERALRGIALGRRNWTFAGSQRGADRAAIMLTMITTCRLNDVDPKAWLADVLARIADLPASRLHELLPWEWKLLRQADKPAGQQAA, encoded by the coding sequence ATGAGTTTGAAGCCGGATGACCTTCCTTCGGATCTCGCCAGCGCCCAGGCGGCGCTGTTGATCGAACGTGAGGCGTTGCGGGCTGAACGCGACGCGCGGCTGAGGGTCGAGGTCGAACGCGATGCGGCCGCGGCGAAGGTCAGCCGGATACAGGCCGAAGCCATCAATTGGCAAGCCGAAGCGGCGAACGCGCGGGCGAAGCTGTCGGACAATGAGGCGCTGATCGCGCATCTCGAGCTGCGGATCGAGAAGCTCAAACGCGAACTGTACGGGCCGCGTTCCGAGCGCACGGCGCGGCTGATCGAGCAGTTGGAATTGGAACTTGAAGAACTCGTCACCACGGCGAGCGAGGATGAGCTCGCCGCGCAGGCCGCGGCGGCAAAGGCGCAGAGCGTACGCGCCTTCACGCGCAAGCGGCCGGTGCGCAAGCCATGGCCGGATGACATCGAACGCGAGCGCGTCGTCATTGAGGCTCCAACGACCTGCGCCTGCTGCGGTGGATCGCGGCTGGCGAAGATCGGTGAGGATGTGACCAAGACGCTGGAGGAGATCCCGCGCCGCTTCAAGCTGATCGAGACGGTACGCGAGAAGTTCACCTGCCGCGATTGCGAGAAGATCAGCCAGCCGCCCGCGCCGTTCCATGCCACGCCGCGCGGCTTCATCGGCCCACAATTGCTGGCGACGATCCTGTTCGACAAGTTCGGCATGCATATCCCGCTCAACCGCCAGAGCGCGCGCTTTAAGGCCGAGGGGATCGACCTGCCGTTGTCGACACTGGCCGACCAGGTCGGCCACGGGACCTTTGCCGTCATGGCGCTCTTCCACCTGATCGAACGCCATGTACTCGCGGCCGAGCGCCTGCATGGCGACGACACCACCATCCGTATCCTGGCGAAGGGCAAGTGCACGACCGGGCGGATCTGGACTTATGTGCGGGATGACCGGCCCTTTGCCGGGCCTGCGCCGCCGGCGGCGGTCTATTACGCCTCGAGCGACCGACGAGGCGAGCACCCCCAGAAGCATCTGGCCGCCTTCGCCGGTATCCTGCAAGCCGATTGCTACAACGGCTTCGAGCCGCTGTTCGACCCGCAAAAGAAAGCGATGCCGATCACACCGGCGTTTTGCCTGGCCCATGCGCGGCGGGGCTTCTTCGAGCTGGCTGACATCGAGAAAAATGCTCGGGAAGGTAAGAAGGGCAAACCGGTCTCTCCGATCGCGCTGGAGGCGGTCAGACGCCTCGATGCGTTGTTCGAGATCGAGCGCGCTATCAATGGCTGCGGCGCCGACGAGCGGCGCGCCGTGCGCCAGGAAAAGAGCAAGCCGCTTCTCGAGGACATGCACGCCTGGTTGCTGCGTGAGCGCGAAACCCTCTCGCGCTCCTCCGAGGTCCTGAAGCCTATGAACTACATGCTCAGGCGCTGGGACGACTTCGCCCGCTTCCTCGACGATGGCAGGATCTGCTTGACCAACAATTGCGCTGAGCGCGCATTGAGGGGCATCGCATTGGGAAGGCGCAACTGGACCTTCGCCGGCAGCCAGCGTGGCGCCGACCGTGCCGCCATCATGCTGACGATGATCACGACCTGTCGCCTCAACGACGTCGATCCCAAGGCCTGGCTCGCCGACGTCCTCGCCCGTATCGCCGATCTTCCCGCGTCGCGTCTGCACGAACTGCTGCCCTGGGAATGGAAGCTCCTGCGCCAAGCCGACAAGCCCGCCGGTCAGCAGGCCGCCTGA
- a CDS encoding aminodeoxychorismate/anthranilate synthase component II gives MIVIIDNYDSFVFNIARYFHKLGEATEVFRNDAMSVSELVDLKPRAVVISPGPCTPIEAGVSTAVVRELSGRVPILGICLGHQCIGSVFGGRVARARRPMHGRSSYVTHDGRGLFRELPSPLCVGRYHSLVVELDESCAPNLTVRARSDEGEIMALAHRYQPTFGVQFHPESILTQDGHVVLKNFLRLAETYRSQQDKTAT, from the coding sequence TTGATTGTCATCATCGACAACTACGACTCCTTCGTCTTCAACATTGCCCGCTATTTCCATAAGCTTGGTGAAGCAACGGAAGTATTCCGGAACGACGCGATGAGCGTGAGCGAGCTTGTTGACCTCAAGCCGCGCGCAGTGGTCATCTCCCCCGGTCCGTGCACTCCAATTGAGGCCGGAGTATCTACGGCCGTCGTCCGCGAACTTTCGGGTCGCGTTCCAATTCTCGGCATCTGCCTCGGACACCAGTGTATTGGGAGCGTATTCGGCGGACGGGTGGCGCGTGCACGTCGCCCTATGCACGGTCGGTCCTCGTATGTAACGCATGACGGCCGAGGGCTATTCAGGGAGCTACCGTCGCCACTTTGCGTTGGTCGCTACCATTCTCTTGTTGTTGAGCTCGATGAGTCATGCGCACCGAATCTTACGGTGAGAGCGCGTTCCGACGAGGGCGAGATCATGGCCCTCGCACATCGCTATCAACCAACTTTTGGTGTGCAGTTCCACCCGGAATCGATACTTACCCAAGACGGGCACGTGGTGCTTAAAAACTTCTTGCGACTCGCAGAGACTTATCGCTCGCAGCAGGATAAGACAGCAACGTGA